Proteins encoded in a region of the Oscillospiraceae bacterium MB24-C1 genome:
- a CDS encoding 2-hydroxyacyl-CoA dehydratase, whose product MHEPQSQQPSRIIFTKEMRRDYTILVPMMAPIHFELIRNVMRNAGYKIEILENCSHQVVEEGLKYVHNDTCYPALLVIGQLIDALNSGKYDLDKTALMMSQTGGGCRASNYIHLLRKALVKAGYSHLPVISANLSGLEENPGFQVTLPMIRKLIAALIYGDMLMLLSNQIRPYEDDKGSADGMIKRWIAELTRQFKAGNGLNLTQMKHNLERIATDFGQIRITHTPKVKVGIVGEIYVKYSKLANNNLEEFLASQDCEIMLPGLLNFMLFKVDNRLEDHKLYGGNCMKYLAVSGFMKLLLRMERIMLDVLSKHPQFTAPSPYYHLKALVKDIIGYGNKMGEGWLLTAEMVELIEHGYGNIVCAQPFGCLPNHISGKGMIHRLRELYGNISNIVAIDYDPSATRVNQENRIKLMLAVAKERLDHELGQTQTTDNREPVLV is encoded by the coding sequence ATGCATGAACCCCAATCGCAACAACCCAGTCGCATTATCTTTACTAAAGAAATGCGACGCGACTACACCATTTTAGTTCCCATGATGGCCCCGATTCATTTTGAGTTAATTCGCAACGTGATGCGCAATGCCGGTTACAAGATCGAAATTCTTGAAAACTGCAGCCATCAGGTGGTTGAAGAGGGCTTAAAATATGTCCACAACGACACCTGTTATCCCGCCTTGCTGGTCATAGGCCAGCTGATAGACGCATTAAACAGTGGCAAATATGACCTGGACAAAACTGCGCTAATGATGAGCCAGACCGGCGGCGGTTGCCGTGCGTCAAACTATATACATCTGCTGCGCAAGGCGCTTGTCAAGGCTGGGTACAGCCATTTGCCAGTCATTTCGGCTAACCTTTCGGGCCTTGAGGAAAACCCGGGCTTTCAGGTGACGCTGCCGATGATCAGAAAGCTGATCGCCGCCTTGATCTATGGGGATATGCTCATGCTGCTTTCGAACCAAATTCGCCCCTATGAGGACGACAAGGGCAGCGCCGACGGCATGATCAAGCGGTGGATTGCCGAGTTGACCCGTCAGTTTAAAGCTGGAAACGGCCTAAACCTGACCCAAATGAAGCATAATCTTGAACGCATTGCCACCGATTTTGGGCAGATACGAATCACCCACACCCCCAAGGTCAAGGTCGGCATTGTCGGTGAAATCTATGTCAAATATTCAAAGCTCGCCAACAACAATCTTGAGGAGTTTTTAGCCTCGCAGGACTGCGAGATCATGTTACCCGGCCTGTTGAATTTTATGCTGTTCAAAGTGGACAACCGTCTTGAGGATCATAAGCTATACGGCGGTAACTGCATGAAATATTTGGCTGTTAGCGGATTTATGAAGCTTTTACTGCGCATGGAACGCATCATGCTCGACGTACTGTCAAAGCATCCGCAATTCACCGCGCCATCTCCTTATTATCATCTCAAGGCATTGGTCAAGGACATCATCGGCTATGGCAACAAGATGGGCGAGGGCTGGCTGCTCACCGCCGAAATGGTCGAGCTGATCGAGCACGGTTACGGCAACATCGTCTGCGCACAGCCATTTGGCTGCCTGCCCAACCACATCAGCGGCAAGGGCATGATCCACCGACTACGCGAATTATATGGCAATATTTCGAACATTGTCGCGATTGACTATGATCCTTCAGCCACCCGCGTCAATCAAGAAAACCGCATCAAGCTGATGCTGGCTGTTGCTAAAGAGCGTCTTGACCATGAGCTGGGACAGACACAAACCACTGATAACCGCGAGCCTGTGTTGGTGTAG